In Myripristis murdjan chromosome 18, fMyrMur1.1, whole genome shotgun sequence, the sequence TCTTTTGGCCTTATAGGAAGGTTTTGTTCATGTTCCCAAGTCCTGACTAGGAGAGAACATTTATGAATTCTTAATCTGAACGCTGctgtcgtcttttttttttttttttttttttaaacttggcTCAGCATTACAGCTCATATCAAAGTGCGAGTGCGTGTGCAGGCCGATTTCGGAGCGTCTGTCTTCACGGCTCGGAGCCTCCGAGTCCCGACTAATGGCTGTGAGGAGTACAGTATTGTATGTCCCCTCAGGGCACACATACCTGAGCAGAAAAACAGGCTACAGCACACCGCCCCTGCACACGCCAGGGCAGCAttacacacaccagcacacacatgACTCACACCCACagtctctcacatacacacacacacacacacacacacagcgttacTGTGGCCTGAAGTCACTCcgggaaacacacaaacacaccctgcCACAGAGaaacaatatacacacacacacacacacacacacacacacacacacacagcctgagccCTAATCTTGTGTGAGTCACAGTAATGGTCGGAGCTGTGTTTATATGGAACATGTAATTTGCGTCTGAATGTGGAGGCAGAGTTCACCGGGTGTATAAATACGCCACATTAGCCCTCTGTGTGCATCACATTTAGGGCAAATTGGCAATTTCGACCTGAAACGTCAGCTCACCGCAGGAGTGTGTCTGCATATTGGATTGTTTGCACTTTGCGTTTCAGGGTGTCAGCTGGCTTTTAAACACCGAGTTCTTTCTCCCCCTCATCTCAGCCTCCTCTTTTATCTCCTCACTCCGCTTCTCTGctcttttcagtctttttttttttacggccAACCAAACACATCAACTTGTCTGGATCAGTTTCTGAGGCCCTCCTTTATGCTCGCGTGCACCGACCCTGCGTGTCTCTGCAGGTTCCCCAacaacatccatccatccatatgCTCTTTCAACTATCAAtctgtccgtccatccatccttGCATCCATCCATACAGCCCTTTCATTTAGGGAGAAACCTGTGATCCGACACCCGCCGGCGAGGATGACAGTAATAACACACCGAGGGAGGATGCTGGGTGACCTTTTGCACTTTTTGAGCGGGCTGATATGGACGCATGGGATGCTGTGCATGAGCCGTGACGGCAACCGGTTCAAATTAGGGATGCGACTTCTTGAGCAAATTCAGCGCCACGCTCACTCCAcacctctctgcctcccctcaTACCCCTGACTTTTCTAGCGATGCTCTGATCAGGTGTATCGGGGCCAGTACCAACcactgattttttcccctcaggatCGGCCAACgccaagttttattttttagtgcAACTCTTTGATAATAATTGCAACTGCTGTCTCTTCTTAGGAGTGGTATCACCCAAACTGCACTACCCATATTATTACACTATCCTTACACAGGCTGGGCCCAATTAGATTTCCTTGAACCTGTGAGTGGCAGATGAGGATCATTTTCGTTTTTCACTTATTTCCCCCATGTGAGGTTGCATTTTGTGAGTCAATTTGCGAGTTTTCTGACACTGTATACAAAAGTGTGAGAATTTAAAATATGGCTCCCATATTTtgaactgaaaaggaaaatgtcaTATGTGTGACTTCTTGTATGTCATGTAATttcaccaatttaaaaaaaaaaaaaaaggaaaattctaTTTCCAACTTTACAGCCTGaaacaactgtttttttaataataataataaaaataaataaataaaaagggtcTGCTGTTCTCACCAAAGAACTCCTGGCGGTTCTCTGTGGCCTCCCTTCCGGCGCAGACTCCTGGACCCTCCTGCGTTTTCAGCGGCCCTGTGGTCCCAGCGGACACAACCGTCGTCGTGGCCGATTTGGGGAGAGTTTTTACAGGAGGGGGCTGCTCTTTCAGCATCAGGCCCCCCAGGAGCCCCTCCCCTTCCACCTCCGCGTCTCTCAGCAGAAGCCTGGTCAGCTCCTCCTGGTAGCGGGTGCCTGGCAGGTCGGAGTAGCGGGCCCTCTCTCCTgtcacacacccctcctcccctcggGCCCGCTGCTCTTCCCACCACTCTGGACCGGCCTGGTAGCACGCAGCCGCTGGGCTTCCCACTGCTGGTGGGTACGAGTGCCTGGTGTCATGGGCACCTGGCGGCACCCCTCCCTCCAGGTAATGAGTCCAAGCTTCAGCTGTGAGCACCCCAGCCCTGCTTGGACCTGCGTAGCCACCAGTGGAGCCCCCTGTCTGCAGGGAGGTGAACGACTGCTGTGGAGGGAGGCCTCCGGAGGCTGAGTAGCGGGAGTCGTAGCCCAGGCTGATGCCGCTTGTTCGGTTGCTGCTGCAGCGACTCCCCATGGGActccctcctccgcctccgCTGGCCGTGCTGGAGGCAAAGCTGGACCTGGGGCTGACCAGCACCGACTCCTGGAGGCTGAACGAGGAGCAGGGGCTCAGGGTCGGGCCTGGTGGGTAGAAgaagcctcctcctcctcctccggtcACATCAGAGGGTCGGTgtggtggatgagagagagaagctggcCTGGTGCTCTCCCACAGCTCGCTGCCCGTGCTCAGACGCTTGTACAGCAAAGCCTCCTGGAGGGAGAGGCGTTTGTGCCTCTCCGGCTCAGAGAGGTAGCCCGCCTCGGCCACGCCACCTCCACCGGCCCGTGAAGCCGATCCATAGCCTGTGGCGGTCGGGTACGGCGGGGGCACAGAGAGCGGCGGAGGCtgggagaggagctgctgccgTCTCACcagctgctggagctccagGGAGTAGCGCCGCTGGTTCAGAGACGCCTTGGAGCCAAACGCTCCCAGGGGGTCACACTCAGGGCCCAGACCAGACTCACGCCTCATGTGGGAGTCAACACCTTCGCCCAGGTAGCAGGAGGCGCGCTGCTGGGGGGAGCGGCGCCTCAGCGGGGCTAAGGTGACGGGGTGGAGCGGCTGCTCGGCATCGGAAGGTACAGCACCCACcgtggaggaggcaggaggtgTGCTGAGGAGCTGAGTGGAGGGCACTCCtatccctccacctcctcctgctcctctcccacTCACTGGAACACATGCCTCGGCTGCGGTTGCAGAGGCAAGCGAGAACTGGCCGGGTCTTGAGGGCGAGGCAGCTGCAGAGCTGGGAGCTGGTGGCAGACCGCTGCCCCCACCGCTGCCTCCAGAGATGGCAATGTTGCCGTTGCTGTTATTTGAGGTGCTGGCcgaatcatgttttttcttcgAACTGTTGAATTTCACACTGCCCGAGTCCGTCAACTTTAACTTTTCCAATAACTTGCTTATTGGCCGGTCCATGATGAGGCCTACTCTTTTTCTATCAAAGCAAAGTCaagtttttttgctttttgattttACAGCTAACCCCGTGAGTCAATGTCCTCAGATACAGTGTAGAGCAGATATACAGCAGAACGGTGATGTTCAAGTAAGTCTACAGAGCAGGGTTCACTACAGCAGTTGAAATGTCAGCAATTAGAAACTGttctaacaaataaaaaaggacaaaactgTCTTGAAATGAACggaggaataaaaaaagagccctgtctatatatatatacacaataaatacaaagcagataaataaaaggtttaaGACATCTCAGGGTGGTTACATGACTTAAGTCCACTGAGTCATCTGCTGTGCCCTCATGTGGAAAACCCACATGGACAGGTAGGCAGTGGTGAGCAAGAATCCATTGGATTATTGGACAATCCCTACCAGTTCAAGTCAATCCGACAAAGCAGTGGCGAGAATAAACAGGAGGCACGTAACATCCAGGACACTTGATGTGACCTATGGTCGCGGAGGGCCTCCTTTGTGGCCCCTCATGTGGCTCCACACCTGCATCTTCTCGTTTGGTTGAACTGTTCTTTAGTAATGTTCGCTTGCAAAATTATGGATTATCCAGTGAAATTAGCTGACCCTTAATTcgtcgtttttttgtttttttcctctcgcAACACAATGCCGAGAGGTTTAGTGAGCAGAAAGTGTGACTACTTCATGTGGGTCCAGTGtagacaagaaaataaatccGTTTGTGCACACAGAGTCGACTCACCCGACTTCTGCCATTCATCTCTCGACGGAAGAAGTtcagaaaaaagttaaaatgacatGGTAAACTTGCGGGGTCCACGCACAGGGAGAGAAAACGCACGGCGCTCGACACCTCCTCCGTCCGTCCTCGGCTCTTTCATTCCCGTTTTCAAAGAGAAACGCTGTCTTGActcggtttaaaaaaaaatagtagcgGAGAAGTTTGTGGAGAGAGTAGGAAATTATGGAAACCGAGTCCAGGTTAGAGTTTCATCCCGGCGGGGCCAACGCTGAACCGAGCGAGCCGCACGGGAGAAGTAAAACCCTTCCCCGTGTGCACAGCACGGTCGAcaactttgtttctttctttcttccccctAAATAATAACTTACCTCCCCCTCTTCTGCACCAGCGTCAAGCCGCCCCGCATGGAAAGCGGCACTTCCGGTCTGGGCTTTCAAAGCTAAATCCATTTCCTCGGTTGGCCAGACATTGC encodes:
- the ajuba gene encoding LIM domain-containing protein ajuba, which translates into the protein MDRPISKLLEKLKLTDSGSVKFNSSKKKHDSASTSNNSNGNIAISGGSGGGSGLPPAPSSAAASPSRPGQFSLASATAAEACVPVSGRGAGGGGGIGVPSTQLLSTPPASSTVGAVPSDAEQPLHPVTLAPLRRRSPQQRASCYLGEGVDSHMRRESGLGPECDPLGAFGSKASLNQRRYSLELQQLVRRQQLLSQPPPLSVPPPYPTATGYGSASRAGGGGVAEAGYLSEPERHKRLSLQEALLYKRLSTGSELWESTRPASLSHPPHRPSDVTGGGGGGFFYPPGPTLSPCSSFSLQESVLVSPRSSFASSTASGGGGGSPMGSRCSSNRTSGISLGYDSRYSASGGLPPQQSFTSLQTGGSTGGYAGPSRAGVLTAEAWTHYLEGGVPPGAHDTRHSYPPAVGSPAAACYQAGPEWWEEQRARGEEGCVTGERARYSDLPGTRYQEELTRLLLRDAEVEGEGLLGGLMLKEQPPPVKTLPKSATTTVVSAGTTGPLKTQEGPGVCAGREATENRQEFFGTCVKCGKGVYGADNACQALDSLYHTRCFTCVSCGRTLRNKDFYNVNGSVYCKEDYMFSGFQAAAEKCSVCGHLILEQILQALGNSYHPGCFRCVVCSKALDGVPFTVDHHSNIYCVADYNKTFAPKCAACLQPILPAEGSEEILRVVSMNKDYHFECYHCEECGKQLSDKPGSQCFPLDSHLLCHSCHMTRVCTTHNIPPHNTH